The genomic window GGAACTAAAATAAGAAACTAAAATTTATAAGTTAACATACTATAGGCAAAAGAAACTTTAGCTCCCATAGTTGCTTCTTTCCAAAAATCTCCAGGTATCCAGCGACCATAACCGTTTTCTAAATCAACTCATGGACGTAAATTATAAGTAGCTCTTATATCTATTTCTTGGGCGACATGATTTGATTTTGCTCCCATTGCAACACGAGCAATTAAATTTCCACCAGCGTTATAAAGGCCATCCCGACGTTTAGCTAGCCAAATTGAATGATAATCAAGCTGCAATTTTAGTTTTTTATGTGCCTGCCAAACACTACCTACCCAAACATCGTGCATATTACGTAAACCAACTAAATCAGTTAATCCATATTTTGCATGTCCTGTAGGAAATAACTGGTCAAATGTTCCTCTAACACGATCATTAGGACTGGCATCTCCAGAAGCATGATTATATTCAACAAAAAGTGTAGGAATATTTTCTTTTTTGGAGAAAGTATAGTTAATTTTACTATGAGCAGCATAAGCCCTAACATCATCAGTTGAAAAAGAGCCTCTTTGCAGCATTAAATCAACTTCATAGTTTATTTTTGGATTTAATGCACCTATAAGATTTGTTCCTAAGGTGACAATGTTAGCTGAACCAATTAGACCGTTTTCGCTACGTACAAGTGGACGCTCAGTTTTCCAAAATAAATATGTATTAAGTGTGGTTTTAGGAGCTATTTTTGGAAGTTTAAGATATGCCCCATATAAGTTTTTACCATCTCTATGACGGTCAAATACAGTATTATCAACATTTACAACTGAAGAAGCAAAAACTTCTAGTCCATAATTTTTTTGGCTATAACCAATTTTAATTGCATCAAAAGTCCTTGATGTGTTAGTCCAATTAAGGCTTCCAATTAAACGCTGATCTCCAAAATTTAGTTCTTGACGGCCTGCTTTTACTGACCAACCAACTTTAGATTTTTGTTGCCATTCAATATAAGCTTGTCTTAAGTCAATACTATTAGCATGTATTGTTGGAGTTGGTTTGCTGTTAAATCCAAAAACTCGTGAGTCTTGAGCTTGTAGGAAAATTTTTAAGTTTTCTGTAGGCTTTATAGTTAAATCTAAGCGAATCCTAGAAAGACTATAAAGGTCATCTCGGTTTCTTTGACCATTAATACCAGAAAATCCCTCTACTCTTAATCTATATTCACCAGAAAAACTCAACCATTTAGGAAGTTCTTTATTTATTTCATCAGAGATTGGGGTACTTGATACTTTTTGTGTTTGTCCATTAACCTCACTAACATAAATTATTACTATAAGAAATAAGAATGCTAATTTTGTTATTAAGTTATTCATAATTTTTGCCCCCAAGTATATAGTTTTACAACTTTTAAGCAATTTTTATTCCAGCAATTAATCTATTGATAGGACAGCTTTTATAGGTTTTAAATAATTGTT from Blastocatellia bacterium includes these protein-coding regions:
- a CDS encoding alginate export family protein; its protein translation is MNNLITKLAFLFLIVIIYVSEVNGQTQKVSSTPISDEINKELPKWLSFSGEYRLRVEGFSGINGQRNRDDLYSLSRIRLDLTIKPTENLKIFLQAQDSRVFGFNSKPTPTIHANSIDLRQAYIEWQQKSKVGWSVKAGRQELNFGDQRLIGSLNWTNTSRTFDAIKIGYSQKNYGLEVFASSVVNVDNTVFDRHRDGKNLYGAYLKLPKIAPKTTLNTYLFWKTERPLVRSENGLIGSANIVTLGTNLIGALNPKINYEVDLMLQRGSFSTDDVRAYAAHSKINYTFSKKENIPTLFVEYNHASGDASPNDRVRGTFDQLFPTGHAKYGLTDLVGLRNMHDVWVGSVWQAHKKLKLQLDYHSIWLAKRRDGLYNAGGNLIARVAMGAKSNHVAQEIDIRATYNLRP